catccctctctatttctctggaACAACAAGAGAACTCCCCTTaccttatcctcctctcttcatccctctctctattcctctgaaaCAACAAGAGAACTCCCCTTaccttatcctcctctcttcatccctctctctattcctctgaaaCAACAAGAGAACTCCCCTTaccttatcctcctctcttcatccctctctctattcctctgaaaCAACAAGAGAACTCCCCTTaccttatcctcctctcttcatccctctctctattcctctgaaaCAACAAGAGAACTCCCCTTACcttatctttctctcttcatccctctctattcctctgaaACTGCCCTTaccttatcctcctctcttcatccctctctctattcctctgaaaCAACAAGAGAACTCCCCTTaccttatcctcctctcttcatccctctctctattcctctgaaaAACAAGATAACTCCCTTaccttatcctcctctcttcatcctctctattcctctgaaACTGCCCTTaccttatcctcctctcttcatccctctctctattcctctgaaaCAACAAGAGAACTCCCCTTACCTTAtccttctctcttcatccctctctattcctctggaACAACAAGATAACTCCCCTTaccttatcctcctctcttcatctctctctatattcCTCTGAAACTCCCCTTACCTTATCCtcctcttcatccatctctctattcctctgaaaCTCCCCTTACCTTatcatcctctcttcatccctctctctattcctctgaaaCTGCCCTTGCTTCATCCTCCTCAGTTCACTCATCTTACATTCATTTTTTTACTTCCTATTACATAATTATTACTCATTTCTCAATTGAAACTCCTCATTGATGTTAAATATATTTTGTGCTGTGTGTTATCATACTGGCCATACTGGAGTTCTCTGTTCATGTCAGGTGTGTTAGAAAAATAATGATCATGTGAACTTGGTTTCCCTTATTCTaattactctctctttctctctcccctccatctcacTCTCAGATGTGAACGTTGAGTCTTTCCAGATCTTCTCGTGCTCTGGCTGTCCGTTCTTCTTCACCTCTCAGATCTTCCTCCTCAAGCACATAAAGAGATGTTACCATGATAAGTATGTCAGACTGTTGAGGAGTGGAGAGATCAGATCAGAGAATTTCATGTCCTCCAGCAGCTCACAACACCATGGAACCACCACAGCTTCATTCAACCCAGCTCCCACCAGGAAACGGAGAGAGACGGACGAGCCACGACCACACTGTTCTCAGTGTGGGGAGGAGCTTCACAACAGGGAGAAATCTCATCAGACACCAGCCCATTCACACGGGAGAAAAGCTGTTCTACTGTTCccagtgtgggaagagcttcacAACAGGGAGAAATCTCATCAGACACCAGCCCATTCACACGGGAGAAAAGCTGCTCTCCTGCTcccagtgtgggaagagtttcacaACAGGGAGAAATCTCATCAGACACCGGCCCATTCACACGGGAGAAACGCTGTTCTCCTGCTCccagtgtgggaagagcttcacAACAGGGAGAAATCTCATCAGACACCAGCCCATTCACACGGGAGAAAAGCTGTTCtactgctcccagtgtgggaagagcttcacAACAGGGAGAAATCTCATCAGACACCAGTCCATTCACACGGGAGAAAAGCTGTTCTCCTGCTCccagtgtgggaagagcttcacAACAGGGAGAAATCTCATCAGACACCAGCCCattcacacaggagaaaagctgttctactgctcccagtgtgggaggagtttcagtcagtcaggaaaAAGAGTAAAGAACTTTAGATTTATCTTGAAATTGGGACGGTGATGTAAGCCTGATTGAACATTACACTTACATCACTGTCCATAAtatacaaatataaaatatgtattttctttTACATAGGTACTGATTAATTATGATATTCGTGGAACTTTCAACACTAACCATTTAAAAAATTAATTGTTAGGCATAAATGTAAATgaaattgtaacggcgttcttcgtttgtagaaagagagtcggaccgaaatgcagcgtggtggttactcatgtctttaatgaaacaaatgacgatacatgaaataacttaataaatacaaaaacaacaaacggaacgtaaaaacctaatacagcctgtctggtgaacaacaacacggagacaggaacaatcacccacgaaatacacagtgaaacccaggctacctaaatatggttcccaatcagagacaacgagaatcacctgactctgattgagaaccgcctcaggcagccaagcctatgctagacacacccctaatcaaccacaatcccagtgcctacaaaaaacccaataagacaacacaataaacccatgtcacaccctggcctgaacaaataattaaagaaaacacaaaatactatgaccaagccgtgacagaacccccccctagggtgcggactcccggacgcacctcacaaccatagggagggtccggttgggcgtctgtccatggtggcggttccggctcgggacgtggaccccactccattaatgtcatagttc
This window of the Oncorhynchus keta strain PuntledgeMale-10-30-2019 chromosome 4, Oket_V2, whole genome shotgun sequence genome carries:
- the LOC127929816 gene encoding zinc finger protein 566-like, whose amino-acid sequence is MEPPQLHSTQLPPGNGERRTSHDHTVLSVGRSFTTGRNLIRHQPIHTGEKLFYCSQCGKSFTTGRNLIRHQPIHTGEKLLSCSQCGKSFTTGRNLIRHRPIHTGETLFSCSQCGKSFTTGRNLIRHQPIHTGEKLFYCSQCGKSFTTGRNLIRHQSIHTGEKLFSCSQCGKSFTTGRNLIRHQPIHTGEKLFYCSQCGRSFSQSGKRRDTLQDLQDLFLKDLHQENPCQVDLHPDHGITSHTPNS